The Odocoileus virginianus isolate 20LAN1187 ecotype Illinois chromosome 30, Ovbor_1.2, whole genome shotgun sequence genome window below encodes:
- the YTHDF2 gene encoding YTH domain-containing family protein 2 has protein sequence MSASSLLEQRPKGQGNKVQNGSVHQKDGLNDDDFEPYLSPQARPNNAYTAMSDSYLPSYYSPSIGFSYSLGEAAWSTGGDTAMPYLTSYGQLSNGEPHFLPDAMFGQPGALGSTPFLGQHGFNFFPSGIDFSAWGNNSSQGQSTQSSGYSSNYAYAPSSLGGAMIDGQSAFASETLNKAPGMNTIDQGMAALKLGSTEVASNVPKVVGSAVGSGSITSNIVASNSLPPATIAPPKPASWADIASKPAKQQPKLKTKNGIAGSSLPPPPIKHNMDIGTWDNKGPVAKAPSQALVQNIGQQPTQGSPQPVGQQANNSPPVAQASVGQQTQPLPPPPPQPAQLSVQQQAAQPTRWVAPRNRGSGFGHNGVDGNGVGQTQAGSGSTPSEPHPVLEKLRSINNYNPKDFDWNLKHGRVFIIKSYSEDDIHRSIKYNIWCSTEHGNKRLDAAYRSMNGKGPVYLLFSVNGSGHFCGVAEMKSAVDYNTCAGVWSQDKWKGRFDVRWIFVKDVPNSQLRHIRLENNENKPVTNSRDTQEVPLEKAKQVLKIIASYKHTTSIFDDFSHYEKRQEEEESVKKERQGRGK, from the exons ATGTCGGCTAGCAGCCTCTTGGAGCAG AGACCAAAAGGTCAAGGAAACAAAG tacAAAATGGATCTGTACATCAAAAGGATGGATTAAACGATGATGATTTTGAACCTTACTTGAGTCCACAGGCAAGGCCC aaTAATGCATATACTGCCATGTCAGATTCCTACTTACCCAGTTACTACAGTCCCTCCATTGGCTTCTCCTATTCTTTGGGTGAAGCTGCTTGGTCTACTGGGGGTGACACAGCCATGCCCTATCTAACTTCTTATGGACAGCTGAGCAACGGAGAGCCTCACTTTCTACCAGATGCAATGTTTGGACAACCAGGAGCCCTGGGTAGCACTCCATTTCTTGGTCAGCAtggttttaatttctttcccAGTGGGATTGACTTCTCAGCTTGGGGAAATAACAGTTCTCAGGGACAGTCTACTCAGAGCTCTGGATATAGTAGCAATTATGCTTATGCACCTAGCTCCTTAGGTGGAGCCATGATTGATGGACAGTCAGCTTTTGCCAGTGAGACCCTCAATAAGGCTCCTGGCATGAATACTATAGACCAAGGGATGGCAGCACTGAAGTTGGGTAGCACAGAAGTGGCAAGCAATGTTCCAAAAGTGGTAGGCTCTGCTGTTGGTAGTGGGTCCATTACTAGTAACATCGTGGCTTCCAATAGTTTGCCTCCAGCTACCATTGCTCCTCCAAAACCAGCATCTTGGGCTGATATTGCTAGCAAGCCTGCAAAACAGCAACCCAAGTTGAAGACCAAGAATGGCATTGCAGGGTCAAGTCTTCCGCCACCCCCAATAAAGCATAACATGGATATTGGAACTTGGGATAACAAGGGTCCTGTGGCAAAAGCCCCCTCACAGGCTTTGGTTCAGAATATAGGTCAGCAGCCAACCCAAGGGTCTCCGCAGCCTGTAGGTCAGCAGGCTAACAATAGCCCACCAGTGGCTCAGGCATCAGTAGGGCAACAGACGCAGCCATTGCCTCCACCTCCTCCACAGCCTGCTCAGCTCTCAGTGCAGCAGCAGGCAGCTCAGCCAACCCGCTGGGTAGCACCTCGGAACCGTGGCAGTGGGTTCGGTCATAATGGGGTGGATGGCAATGGAGTAGGACAGACTCAGGCTGGATCTGGATCTACTCCTTCAGAACCTCATCCGGTGTTGGAGAAGCTGCGGTCCATAAATAACTATAACCCTAAGGATTTTGACTGGAATCTGAAACATGGCCGGGTTTTCATCATTAAGAGCTACTCTGAGGACGATATCCACCGCTCCATTAAGTATAATATCTGGTGCAGCACAGAGCACGGTAACAAGAGACTGGATGCTGCTTACCGCTCCATGAACGGGAAAGGCCCCGTTTACTTACTGTTCAGTGTCAACGGCAGTGGACACTTCTGTGGCGTCGCAGAAATGAAATCTGCTGTGGACTACAACACATGTGCAGGTGTGTGGTCCCAGGACAAATGGAAGGGTCGTTTTGATGTCAGGTGGATTTTTGTGAAGGACGTTCCAAATAGCCAACTGCGACACATTCGCCTAGAGAACAACGAGAATAAACCAGTGACCAACTCCAGGGACACTCAGGAAGTGCCTCTGGAAAAAGCTAAGCAGGTGTTGAAAATCATAGCCAGCTACAAGCACACCACTTCCATTTTTGATGACTTCTCACACTATGAGAAAcgccaagaggaagaagaaagtgtTAAAAAG GAACGTCAAGGTCGTGGGAAATAA